In Wenyingzhuangia fucanilytica, the following are encoded in one genomic region:
- a CDS encoding Fur family transcriptional regulator has translation MKRRHTITQEAVLKILVDSNKAMSQDAIEKRIDIAINRATIYRILNRFCDDGTLHKIVADDGKQYFAFCVKCDEQKLPEQHFHFRCTHCETIECLPSAVHFSLPKGYAVKQVNCILTGLCNECS, from the coding sequence ATGAAAAGAAGACATACTATAACTCAAGAAGCTGTGTTAAAAATACTTGTTGATTCTAATAAAGCAATGAGCCAGGATGCTATAGAAAAGCGTATTGATATAGCTATTAATCGAGCTACGATTTACAGAATATTAAATCGTTTTTGTGATGATGGTACGCTTCATAAAATTGTAGCAGATGATGGAAAACAATATTTTGCATTTTGTGTAAAATGTGATGAGCAAAAATTACCCGAGCAACATTTTCATTTTAGATGCACTCATTGTGAAACTATAGAATGCTTGCCCAGTGCTGTTCATTTTTCTCTTCCAAAAGGTTATGCTGTTAAGCAGGTGAATTGTATTTTAACTGGACTATGTAATGAATGCTCATAA
- a CDS encoding NAD(P)/FAD-dependent oxidoreductase, with the protein MIDRKDFEVIIVGGSYAGLSAAMALGRSLRNVLIIDGGLPCNRQTPHAHNFITHDGTKPSQISAKAKAQVLQYNTVKLLEDFTIDAKKINNNFLVTTQSGKEFTTKKLIFATGVKDIMPDIKGFSDAWGVSVIHCPYCHGYEFKGEKTGIMANGERAFHLASLVHNLTKDLIILTSGKADFSAEQLMKLKKHKIKIIESKVSQIEHDDGYIKNVVFEDGQKIPFMGVYAAIPFKQHSEIPMSLGCELTESEHIKVDVFQKTSIEGVFACGDNATMMRSISNAVHTGNMAGAMVNMELTEEQF; encoded by the coding sequence ATGATAGATAGAAAAGATTTTGAAGTAATTATAGTTGGTGGGAGCTATGCAGGGCTTTCAGCTGCTATGGCACTAGGGCGTTCTTTAAGAAATGTTCTAATAATAGATGGCGGTTTACCTTGTAATAGGCAAACACCACATGCACATAATTTTATAACACATGATGGAACCAAACCTAGTCAGATTTCAGCAAAAGCAAAAGCACAAGTATTACAGTATAATACAGTCAAATTACTTGAGGATTTTACAATTGATGCAAAAAAAATAAACAATAACTTTCTAGTTACGACACAATCGGGTAAGGAGTTTACTACAAAGAAATTAATTTTTGCAACGGGCGTTAAAGACATTATGCCAGATATAAAAGGATTTTCAGATGCTTGGGGTGTTTCTGTAATCCATTGTCCTTATTGCCATGGTTATGAATTCAAAGGAGAAAAAACAGGTATTATGGCCAATGGCGAAAGAGCTTTTCATTTAGCATCACTAGTTCATAATTTAACAAAAGACTTAATTATTCTAACCTCTGGTAAAGCAGATTTTAGCGCTGAACAATTAATGAAACTTAAAAAGCATAAAATTAAAATTATTGAATCCAAAGTATCACAGATTGAACATGATGATGGATATATAAAAAATGTTGTATTTGAAGACGGTCAAAAGATTCCATTTATGGGAGTATACGCAGCTATTCCTTTTAAACAACATTCAGAAATACCAATGTCATTGGGTTGCGAATTAACCGAAAGCGAACATATAAAGGTAGATGTATTTCAAAAAACATCAATAGAAGGTGTGTTTGCCTGTGGTGATAATGCAACAATGATGCGTTCAATAAGTAATGCTGTACATACAGGTAATATGGCTGGAGCAATGGTGAATATGGAATTAACAGAAGAGCAATTTTAA
- a CDS encoding class I SAM-dependent methyltransferase, giving the protein MGEFWESNFKGKQAMWGYEPTDVAKSTAVFFKEKALQEILIPGIGYGRNAKPFIKNNQNVTGIELSKTAIEIANNNFNNVVKIYHGSVADMPFDSKKYDGIFCYALLHLLDEKERLQCINNCYNQLQPGGYMVFVSLSINDMRYGKGIEIEENRYTTAHDVNLFFYNKFKIEKEFKDYGLLEAVEVTEPIKVVNNKPSQIFWKIICYK; this is encoded by the coding sequence ATGGGAGAATTTTGGGAATCAAATTTTAAAGGAAAACAAGCCATGTGGGGGTATGAACCTACAGATGTAGCCAAATCTACTGCTGTATTTTTCAAAGAAAAAGCATTACAGGAAATATTAATACCTGGTATCGGTTATGGTAGAAATGCGAAACCGTTTATTAAGAATAATCAAAACGTAACCGGAATAGAATTATCTAAAACTGCTATTGAAATAGCTAATAATAATTTTAATAATGTAGTCAAAATCTACCACGGTTCGGTAGCAGACATGCCTTTTGATTCTAAAAAGTATGATGGCATTTTTTGTTATGCCCTATTGCATTTACTCGATGAAAAAGAACGTTTACAATGCATTAATAATTGCTATAATCAATTACAACCAGGAGGGTATATGGTTTTCGTTAGCCTTTCAATAAACGATATGAGATATGGTAAAGGAATAGAAATTGAAGAAAACAGATATACAACGGCACACGACGTTAATTTATTCTTTTACAACAAATTCAAAATTGAAAAAGAATTCAAAGATTATGGTTTGTTAGAAGCAGTAGAAGTTACAGAACCCATTAAGGTAGTAAATAATAAACCCTCTCAGATATTTTGGAAAATAATATGTTATAAGTAA
- a CDS encoding helix-turn-helix domain-containing protein, with amino-acid sequence MSILHIKNITEYHRLMQLPKPQHPLVSVINFADIKRKENVTVSSFTHGFYSIALKQVFNGKMKYGQQEYDFDEGVLAFIAPNQVMRIEIEDEQKLNHSGWLLIFHPDFLWNTSLAQKIKQYDFFGYELTEALHLSDKEQNTLTDLMQNINHEYHSNIDKFSQNVIISQLELLLTYSERFYQRQFITRKKSNHRILEQFETLLNNYFKSKDLQENGLPTVNYLSASLNLSSNYLSRLLKTQTGKSTQEFIHEKLMQLAKEKLSTTALSVNEIAYSLGFEHPQSFGKLFKKKTELTPLEFRKLYN; translated from the coding sequence ATGTCTATACTTCACATAAAAAATATCACCGAATATCATAGATTAATGCAGTTGCCAAAACCACAGCATCCTTTGGTTAGCGTAATTAATTTTGCCGATATTAAAAGGAAAGAAAATGTAACGGTTTCAAGTTTTACGCACGGCTTTTATTCTATTGCCTTAAAACAGGTGTTTAATGGTAAAATGAAATATGGACAACAGGAATATGATTTTGACGAAGGTGTATTAGCTTTTATCGCACCAAATCAGGTAATGCGTATTGAGATAGAAGATGAACAAAAACTAAATCATTCGGGATGGTTGCTTATTTTTCATCCCGATTTTCTTTGGAATACATCTTTAGCGCAAAAAATAAAGCAGTATGACTTTTTTGGTTATGAATTAACAGAAGCATTGCATCTTTCGGACAAGGAGCAAAATACGTTAACCGATTTGATGCAAAATATTAATCATGAATATCATTCAAATATTGATAAATTCAGTCAAAATGTTATCATTTCACAATTAGAATTATTACTCACTTATTCAGAACGGTTTTATCAACGTCAATTTATCACTCGAAAAAAATCGAACCATAGAATTCTTGAGCAATTCGAAACACTTTTAAATAATTATTTTAAAAGTAAAGACTTACAAGAAAATGGATTGCCAACCGTTAATTATCTGTCTGCTTCATTGAACTTATCATCAAATTATTTAAGCAGATTATTAAAAACACAAACAGGCAAAAGTACCCAAGAATTTATTCACGAAAAACTAATGCAATTGGCTAAAGAGAAACTTTCAACTACAGCCTTATCCGTAAATGAAATTGCTTACAGTTTAGGATTTGAACACCCACAATCATTCGGAAAATTATTCAAGAAAAAAACGGAATTGACACCATTGGAATTTCGGAAATTATATAATTAA
- a CDS encoding SDR family NAD(P)-dependent oxidoreductase: protein MKKEMKIALVTGGSRGLGKNMALELAKKGLHIILTYNSNEEKAKDVIKDIEHLGQQAIAIQLNVMDFQSFEVFFDTVKKSIKSKFGIDKIDYLVNNAGIGINAPFAKTTEEQLDTLYNIQFKGTYLLTQSALSILNDGGGIVNVSTGLTRFALNGFSAYASMKSAIETLTKYQAKELGERKIRSNVIAPGAIETDFGGGAVRDNKKMNSFIASNTALGRVGLPDDIGSVVAFLCTDDAKWINAQRIEVSGGQMI from the coding sequence ATGAAAAAAGAAATGAAAATTGCTTTAGTAACTGGAGGAAGTCGTGGATTGGGAAAAAATATGGCTTTGGAATTAGCAAAAAAAGGACTTCATATAATTCTAACTTATAACAGCAACGAAGAAAAAGCTAAAGATGTTATCAAAGACATTGAACATTTAGGGCAACAAGCGATTGCAATTCAATTAAATGTAATGGATTTCCAAAGTTTCGAAGTTTTCTTTGATACTGTTAAAAAATCAATTAAATCCAAATTCGGAATTGATAAAATTGACTATCTCGTAAATAATGCAGGAATTGGAATCAACGCACCATTTGCTAAAACAACCGAAGAACAATTAGATACGCTTTATAATATTCAGTTTAAAGGCACCTATTTATTAACTCAAAGTGCATTAAGTATTCTAAACGATGGTGGCGGAATTGTAAATGTATCAACTGGTCTAACTCGTTTTGCCCTAAACGGATTTTCCGCATATGCGTCTATGAAAAGTGCTATTGAAACCTTAACAAAGTATCAGGCCAAAGAATTAGGTGAAAGAAAAATTCGGTCAAATGTCATTGCACCAGGAGCTATTGAAACAGATTTTGGTGGTGGAGCAGTTAGAGATAATAAAAAAATGAATAGTTTTATAGCCTCTAACACAGCTTTGGGTCGCGTTGGATTGCCAGATGATATTGGAAGTGTTGTTGCCTTTTTATGCACCGATGATGCAAAATGGATAAATGCACAACGTATCGAAGTGTCTGGAGGACAAATGATTTAA
- a CDS encoding SDR family oxidoreductase, protein MKQILVTGATGELGTTVIETLLKTMKAENISVLTRKEESKTEFEQKGLKAFIGQYSDVESLEKAIENVDTVLLISSGDQGDRMQEHKNVIDTAKKKGVKNIAYTSRSLKDKNTLVNKLMTEHFLTEDYIKESGLKYIIFRNALYMDVLPLFVGKHVFEKGILQPAGNGKVAYVLKAEQAEAIANVLMNENFENQTLNFTGSDAYSFYDVATVLTELSGKQVAYKSVEVESFKKIMLDNGVPEPMVKKIVAFNLDIKNGQEATVTNELQHYLGRKPTNLKEGLKIVFNL, encoded by the coding sequence ATGAAACAAATATTAGTTACTGGTGCAACTGGAGAATTAGGCACTACAGTTATAGAAACTTTACTTAAAACAATGAAAGCCGAAAATATTTCGGTTCTTACAAGAAAGGAAGAAAGTAAAACCGAATTCGAACAAAAAGGATTAAAAGCTTTTATTGGTCAATATAGCGATGTTGAATCCCTTGAAAAAGCAATAGAGAACGTAGATACCGTTTTACTTATTTCTTCGGGAGACCAAGGCGATAGAATGCAAGAACATAAAAACGTTATTGATACTGCAAAAAAGAAAGGCGTTAAAAACATTGCTTACACAAGTCGTTCTTTAAAAGACAAAAACACATTAGTAAATAAACTAATGACGGAACATTTCTTAACTGAAGATTATATTAAAGAAAGCGGATTGAAATATATCATTTTCAGAAATGCGCTATATATGGATGTATTACCACTTTTTGTTGGCAAACACGTTTTTGAGAAAGGCATATTACAACCTGCTGGAAATGGAAAAGTTGCCTATGTTTTAAAAGCTGAACAAGCTGAGGCAATAGCTAATGTTTTAATGAACGAAAATTTCGAAAACCAAACCTTAAATTTTACAGGTTCTGATGCGTATTCTTTTTATGATGTTGCAACTGTACTAACAGAACTTTCTGGTAAACAAGTCGCTTACAAATCTGTAGAGGTTGAGTCCTTCAAAAAAATAATGCTGGACAATGGAGTTCCTGAACCCATGGTCAAAAAAATAGTTGCTTTTAATCTTGATATTAAAAACGGACAGGAAGCAACAGTTACAAATGAATTGCAACATTATCTGGGACGTAAACCAACAAATCTAAAAGAAGGTTTAAAAATAGTATTCAATTTATAA
- a CDS encoding DUF6943 family protein encodes MLTFQIKTHKHGQTYSKPHFYILNKGLNSGKPCRTPIRNSFVVSTETIEQKEALFQLSLMLLESKCYNYYLKGSVIPFIGIHDVKNLLIKNHIHLQQEEVQTKIEAIKKIEVLEKGFQNKLKTIQELKISLLRSCKLER; translated from the coding sequence ATGCTAACTTTTCAAATCAAAACCCACAAACACGGACAAACGTACTCAAAACCGCATTTCTACATCTTAAACAAAGGGTTAAATAGTGGAAAACCATGTAGAACCCCAATAAGAAACTCATTTGTTGTTTCAACTGAAACAATTGAACAAAAAGAAGCTTTGTTTCAACTGTCATTGATGTTGTTAGAATCCAAATGTTATAATTATTATTTAAAAGGTTCTGTCATTCCTTTTATAGGCATACATGATGTCAAAAATTTATTGATAAAAAATCATATACATCTACAACAAGAAGAAGTTCAAACAAAAATAGAAGCAATAAAAAAAATAGAAGTACTAGAAAAAGGTTTTCAAAATAAATTAAAAACCATTCAAGAGCTAAAAATATCCTTATTAAGGTCCTGTAAACTGGAAAGATAA
- a CDS encoding DUF5675 family protein, giving the protein MLLVLYRTYFPNGTQGTLQFNGKTICQTIELPWLENQRCVSCIPEGIYILQKRYSKRFKKHLQIKNVPGRNLILIHPANDAQKELKGCIAPVTNHIGIGQGNSSRKALKKLTDLVFPLLDKNIQVELRIISTNLNHKKEVELKNI; this is encoded by the coding sequence ATGTTGTTGGTACTGTATAGAACTTATTTTCCTAATGGAACACAAGGAACACTCCAATTTAACGGTAAAACTATTTGCCAAACTATTGAGTTGCCTTGGTTAGAGAATCAACGTTGTGTTTCTTGTATTCCAGAGGGGATATATATTTTGCAGAAGCGTTATAGCAAACGATTTAAAAAGCATCTTCAAATTAAAAATGTTCCAGGACGAAATTTGATATTAATCCATCCTGCGAATGATGCTCAAAAAGAATTAAAAGGTTGTATTGCTCCTGTAACAAATCACATAGGAATTGGTCAAGGTAATTCCTCAAGAAAAGCACTCAAGAAATTAACTGATTTGGTTTTTCCCTTATTAGATAAAAATATACAAGTGGAATTGAGAATTATCTCAACCAACCTCAATCACAAAAAAGAAGTTGAACTTAAAAACATATAA